From the genome of Candidatus Defluviilinea proxima:
ATGACAGCGATTCATCAGGCGAAAGTGGGATCACCACCTATTATGTGATCGTTGGAAAAAAGAAATTCAAATTTGCGGACGATATGAGTTCGAAATTCAAAGAAGGCGAGAAGTACAAGTTCTATTATTGCAAAGCAGGGGTGTATGAATTTGTGATGTCATACGAAATAATGTAGGGGACGGCAGCTGCCGTCCCCTAAGGTACAATCGGGGGCATATGAAAGAATTCATCTACTCCCGTAATGCAGTCTACGAAACCTTGCGTGCCAAGCGCAGGGATGTGTTCAAGATCGAGTTGGGCGATAACGTTCAAGTTAAAGGCAGGCTGGCCGAAATCGTGGCGCTGGCTGGACAACGCAAGATTCCCATCGTCAAAGTGAAGCGCGCGCAATTGGATAAGGTCCACGAGAACAATCAGGGCATCATCGCCGAGGTTAGTGCGTATCCGTACAGCGACGAAGTCGATATCCTTGACCATGCCAAGAAACAAAGCGAACAGCCTTTCATCCTTTTGCTCGATTCATTGAATGATCCGCAAAACTTCGGCACGCTCATCCGCACCGCCGAGGCGGTCGGTGTGCACGGCATCATCATTCCACTGGCGCATACGGTGGAAGTCACACCGTCCGTGGTCAATGCCTCGTCGGGCGCGAGTGAACACATGCGCATCGCGCGGTCGAATCTCGCACAGTCCATTGATGCTCTCAAGGCCGAGAACATCTGGGTAGTGGGTCTTGATCAAAACGGAGAAACGGTCGGGGAGAAGACAAAGCGTCATTTAACGGGAGCAACTGCCGTCGTAGTCGGAAGCGAAGGCGAAGGCATCCGTCAACTCACGCGCGCGAAATGCGACATCATCCTGCAACTTCCCATGCGCGGTCAGATCGAGTCGCTTAACGCGGCTGTCGCTGGTTCGGTCGCGTTGTATCTTGCGTACCTGAATCGAAATTCGTAAGGGCGGATCGCGATCCGCCCCAACAAGGAGCGTAAATGCCTCAAGCAACTTATCATTTCCCACGCGGATTTTTATGGGGGACGGCGACCGCCGCGCATCAAGTAGAAGGCAACAACACCAACAATCAATGGTGGAAGTGGGAACAAGACGGTCATACCAACGGGACATCTGGTCTGGCATGCGATTGGTGGGGAGGCCGCTGGAAAGAAGACTTCGACCGCGCCGCAGAGGGCGGACAGAACGCTCATCGCTTCTCGGTAGAGTGGAGCCGCATCCAACCGACGCCCGATACTTGGGATGAAAACGCGCTCGAACATTATCGCAACATGTTGCGCGGACTGAAAGAACGCGGCATGACCGCGATGGTCACATTGCATCATTTCTCCGACCCGTTATGGTTATATGAACGATGCGGCTGGGAGGAAGAATCGGTTGTGCCTTTGTTCGAAAAGTTCGTACGCAAAACAGTGGATGCATTGAAGGAATATTGCACATTGTGGTGCACGATCAACGAACCGAATGTGTATGCGTTGAGCGGTTATGTAGTGGGGACCTTCCCCGCTTGCAACAAGGGGGTGAACATCGCTGTGAAGGTGCAAGCCAACATGTTGCGCGCTCATGCTATTGCGTATCGCACCATCCACGAGATACAACCTGAAGCGCGTGTGAGCTATGCTTTGCATTACCGCCCGATGGTGGCACACAGCAAGTCCCCGTTGGATGCGTTAATGCGCAACATTCAATACAATGGGCTCAACATGGCGTTCCCAAGCGGTATCAGCACAGGCGTGATGAAATCTCCATTGGGAAGTGTCCGCATCCCTGAAGCCAAAGGCACACAGGATTATGTCGGCCTCAACTATTATTCCGTGGATACCGTGCGGTTCGATATCACCAAACCGCAGGAAGTATTCGGCACACGCTATTACCCCAAAGATTCTGATTTCAGCCCGACAAAGTTCATCGCCAACATCCCCGAAGGTATCTTCGACTCGATCAAATGGGCAATGAAGACATATCCCGATACGCCGATCCTCATCACCGAGAACGGAGTGGAAGATGCGGAGGATAAATTGCGTCCGCGGTATCTCGCGCAACATATTCATCAGATATGGCGCACGGTCAACTTCAATTGGCCTGTGAAGGGATACTTCCACTGGTCCTTGGTGGATAACTTCGAATGGGAACGCGGCTGGACTCAACGCTTCGGCCTTTGGGGCTTGGATGTAG
Proteins encoded in this window:
- a CDS encoding glycoside hydrolase family 1 protein, which produces MPQATYHFPRGFLWGTATAAHQVEGNNTNNQWWKWEQDGHTNGTSGLACDWWGGRWKEDFDRAAEGGQNAHRFSVEWSRIQPTPDTWDENALEHYRNMLRGLKERGMTAMVTLHHFSDPLWLYERCGWEEESVVPLFEKFVRKTVDALKEYCTLWCTINEPNVYALSGYVVGTFPACNKGVNIAVKVQANMLRAHAIAYRTIHEIQPEARVSYALHYRPMVAHSKSPLDALMRNIQYNGLNMAFPSGISTGVMKSPLGSVRIPEAKGTQDYVGLNYYSVDTVRFDITKPQEVFGTRYYPKDSDFSPTKFIANIPEGIFDSIKWAMKTYPDTPILITENGVEDAEDKLRPRYLAQHIHQIWRTVNFNWPVKGYFHWSLVDNFEWERGWTQRFGLWGLDVETQKRIKRPSADFYAEICKENGISSEMVQKYCPEVFDKLFPV
- the rlmB gene encoding 23S rRNA (guanosine(2251)-2'-O)-methyltransferase RlmB; its protein translation is MKEFIYSRNAVYETLRAKRRDVFKIELGDNVQVKGRLAEIVALAGQRKIPIVKVKRAQLDKVHENNQGIIAEVSAYPYSDEVDILDHAKKQSEQPFILLLDSLNDPQNFGTLIRTAEAVGVHGIIIPLAHTVEVTPSVVNASSGASEHMRIARSNLAQSIDALKAENIWVVGLDQNGETVGEKTKRHLTGATAVVVGSEGEGIRQLTRAKCDIILQLPMRGQIESLNAAVAGSVALYLAYLNRNS